DNA from Brachyspira aalborgi:
GATAAATAATCTTTTTGATTTGGGAGCAAAAATGGTTGGAGAAGATAAAAAGCTACTTCATGTATCTGGACATGCTTCAAGCGAAGATTTAAAATTAATGTATAGATTGGTTAAACCTAAATATTTTATTCCAATTCATGGAGAGAAAAGACATTTAATAAGCCATATAAATCTTGTAGAAAATTTAAACGGACTTAACACAAAAGGTTTTTTACTTTATAATGGCAATGTATTGGAAATCGATAAAAATTTAGACGCAAAATTATCAGAACCGATAGAAATTAGAAATATATATGTTGACGGAAAAGGAGTTGGCGATTTGGAAGAAAGCATATTTCATGATAGAGAGCAATTATCATTAAACGGAGTAGTCGCTGCAAATGTAATAATTAAAAAAAATATAAATGGAAATTACGATATAAAAATCGATACGGAAAGCAAAGGTTTTATTTATAAATCGGGAGATAATGAAAGTTTATTATTAAAAACCGAAGAATTAAAAAAAGAAGGAATAAACTCGGCTATGGAATCGGTTAAAAAATTGCTTTCAAAAAATAAAAAAACTCCTTCTACAATAAAATACGAAGTGAGAGAAGCTTTAAGAAGAAAATATATGCAAATAATCGGCAGAGAGCCTGTTATATTTGTTTCGCTTTATATAGACGATATTATTGAAGAAAATAAAGAACAATTAAAATAATCGGAGGAAAATTTAAATGTCATTTGAATTTGAAAGAGAAGAAGAAAATAATAAAAAAGAGAATATTAAAAAAGATAGAAAATTTATAATATTTTCGGCTTTTATATTAATATCGATAATTATTGGAATAATTACGATATTTTCAAGAGAAAAAAATAATAATATTTCAGCAATGAAAATAGTAAAGAGAAATAATATATCAAAATCAATACCGCAAGTATCGAGCAGAGAAGGAATCGCGGTAATAGATTTAACGGGAGTTATTTCGCATGAAAAAAGAAAATCGAATTTCGGCATGGAAATAAAATCCGTAACCGAAGCCTTAATGGACGATTTTGAATATTATATGAAAGACGATAATGTCAAAGCTATTGTTTTACAAGTCGATAGTCCTGGCGGAGCTTTAACTTCATGCGAAGAAACATTAAAATATTTGAAAGAATTAAAAGAAAAATATCCAAAACCTATTATAGCGTCTTTTAGAAGTATGGCGGCAAGCGGAGGTTATTATATTTCAATGATAGCGGATAAAATATACGCCAACGAATCGACTCTAACGGGAAGCATAGGCGTCATATCTCAATTTATTAATCTTTCAGGCTTAATGGATAAATACGGAGTAAAAATGTATACGATAAAAAGCGGAAGAAATAAAGATTCCCTCTCGCCTTTCAGAGAACCAAGAGAAGACGAACTTGAATATTGGCAAAATATGACAAAAGAATTTGTCGAGCAGTTTATTAATGTTGTCGAAGAAACAAGAGGCGATAAAATAAAAGGAAATAAAGACGAAATATTTGACGGCAGAGTTTTCAGCGGTAAAAACGCTTTAGAAATAGGATTAATAGATTCTATAGGAACTTTGCAAGACGCTATAAAAGACGCTGCAAAAATGGCTGGCATAGAAGACGAAGAGCCTTATATAATTAAAAAGCCCGAAGAAAAAGAAAAACTAATAAATCTATTATTGTCGAGCGTATCGGACGGAATTAAACCAAAATCTATTATGCCTTATTATGAAGAGATAATGAGCGCAAAATATATTGGAATTCCTATGTATATTTATATTCCAAATTATATAGGAGAAAATTAATGAAAATCTGCGAATCTTTATATTATTATTTATTATCTCCGAAAGAAGCGATTAAAAAAAATATTAATTTTGAATATTCTTTAATCGTATATTTAATAACCGCTTTAACTGTTTCAATTTCGGTTTTATATTCTATTGGAAGCAAAAGTAATATTTTAAATCTTTTTATAATTACTTTTGGAATAGCTTCTTATATAGCCGTTTCAAATATTATAAAAATAGCGATTATTAATTTTACGGTTTTTATATTTTCTAAAGATAACGATAAAAATAATTTGAGAATATTTGCAAGCAACTGTTTTGGAATATACGGAATATTTATATTTATTCTTCCCATAACTTTAATATTTTCAAAATCTGCAGGGATTTTATTTATTCAAGCGATAGTATTTACGATACTGCAAATATATTATTTAATTTTATTATATAGAAATATTAAATTTTCTTTTAATATAAATAATTCTTTTAAGGCTTTTATTATTTTACTTTCGCCTATGATATTTGATTATTTAAGTTATATATCTTTAGGCATATTAATTTTTGGAGTATTTATTAATATTTTATAATGAAAAAAATAGCAAAATATATAATTATAGAAGCTATAGGTCCTTTTGTAGCGGGAGTTTTATTTTTTACTTTTATATTCGTAATACAGCTTTTGCCCGAATTATTTAAACTAATAATCAATAACGGAGCGCCGATAAAAATATCTCTCGAAGTTTTTGTTTATATGCTTCCTTTCAATATAGCGATAACTATACCAATGTCAATATTAATGGCAAGCATAATGGGATATTTAAGATTATCTTCAGACAATGAAATCATAGTTATGCGAGCGCTTGGTTTTTCGCATATGAGAATATATATACCGATAATAATACTAGGATTTATAACTTTTTTATTTTCTCTATTCTTTAATAATGTTGTAATGAGCGAATCAAATTATAGATACAGAGCTTTAATATCTTATATGATTAATATGCGTCCTTCTATTGCGGTTGGAAAATCGGATTTTACTTATATATCGGATATGGGACTTTCTATTGGAGCGGAATATTCGGATAATATGGGAATGTCTAATGTTGTAATATTTGACGGAACTTCAGAATCTAAAAGAGTTATAACTGCAAAATCGGGAGTATGGCATAATAACGAAGCAAATTCAAGAATCATAACTTTAACTTTATCGGATGGAATAGTTCAAGAAATGCCATATTTTGGAATAGTTAGTAACGATTTTAGCGTATTCGATTCTATGGATATAAATATAGTTAGAAGAGTAAGCACTTTATCATCGCATGAAAGAGGTTTAAGAGAAATGCCCGCTTGGAAAATATACGAAAAAATAGAAGATACTAAAAGTCAGGCAAGCAATTCCGCCGAAGCTCAAATAAGCGGAATGATAATAGACTCTTATTCAAATATTCAGGATAATTCCGTAAAGAGT
Protein-coding regions in this window:
- a CDS encoding LptF/LptG family permease, giving the protein MKKIAKYIIIEAIGPFVAGVLFFTFIFVIQLLPELFKLIINNGAPIKISLEVFVYMLPFNIAITIPMSILMASIMGYLRLSSDNEIIVMRALGFSHMRIYIPIIILGFITFLFSLFFNNVVMSESNYRYRALISYMINMRPSIAVGKSDFTYISDMGLSIGAEYSDNMGMSNVVIFDGTSESKRVITAKSGVWHNNEANSRIITLTLSDGIVQEMPYFGIVSNDFSVFDSMDINIVRRVSTLSSHERGLREMPAWKIYEKIEDTKSQASNSAEAQISGMIIDSYSNIQDNSVKSLESFSNEYISTNSQEITTIRNEAIKMSVPYFYYVEFHKFISIPAACLFMVFIGAPLGIVGKRSGKGFGFGISVIVVVIYYLLITAAEIIAGNRTVPAFFAMWFPNIVLAVIGAFFMITSFSSKGR
- the sppA gene encoding signal peptide peptidase SppA; the protein is MSFEFEREEENNKKENIKKDRKFIIFSAFILISIIIGIITIFSREKNNNISAMKIVKRNNISKSIPQVSSREGIAVIDLTGVISHEKRKSNFGMEIKSVTEALMDDFEYYMKDDNVKAIVLQVDSPGGALTSCEETLKYLKELKEKYPKPIIASFRSMAASGGYYISMIADKIYANESTLTGSIGVISQFINLSGLMDKYGVKMYTIKSGRNKDSLSPFREPREDELEYWQNMTKEFVEQFINVVEETRGDKIKGNKDEIFDGRVFSGKNALEIGLIDSIGTLQDAIKDAAKMAGIEDEEPYIIKKPEEKEKLINLLLSSVSDGIKPKSIMPYYEEIMSAKYIGIPMYIYIPNYIGEN